The DNA sequence GTGTGGACCGCATGACACACATTCTCCGCAGCCGCAGCGTGCTGGGGCTGATCATCGGGCCAATCGGGTTTCGGGGGCAGTTGCCGATTGACTGGAGCCGGTATCCAATGGCGGCCATGGGTGCTTCGTTGCGCGAGCCGCAGCTACACCGCGCGGCGACTTATTTTACGCACACCATTCCCCGGGCATGGCAGGAGTTGAAGGCGCTGGGCTATCAGCGGGTCGGCGTGATTTACTCAGAGTATACCAATGCGCGCGTGGACTTTGCTTTTGACGCCGGTTGCGCGATCCTGAACCAGAACGAAGCGGCGATCCCGGTTTTGCGGACGGAACTGATTACGCCGGACGAGCTAAACCGCTGGCTGGACGAGCATCAGCTCGACGCGCTGATCACCGCTTTTGGCAATCAGGTGCTCAGCTTGTTGCAGCACTGCGGACGCCGGGTGCCGGAAGACATTGGTTTGGTCACGCTGATGGCGGATAAGCCGCCGGGTGCATACATTGAGCGGGACTGGGGTGCGATTGGCGCGGCAACGGTGGACCTCGTGGTCGGCCAGCTCTTGCGCAACGAGCGGGGTATCCCAGCCAAGCCTAAGACCGTGCTCATCGAGGGAGAGTGGTTCCCGGGTGATTTAATCGAGCGTTAGGTCGGTGGAGATATTGCAGGTAAGGGTACGCGTTGATCTGCTCTGGTGTTTCGTCTGGTGCCGGGGCTGCTGGCTGTGCTATGATAGGGGCGAAAGTTGTGCAGTGCAGCTACTTATAATATCAGCCTCTCATTTTTGGGAGGCTTTTTTATTTGCTCGGGGTAACCAATTTCATAGCTTAACCTTAGTGAGAAGCGCAAAGTATGAGCGGACCAATGTCCGGCGTGTTCGTAAGGAACGAAAAAGCAAAATACCGCTGGTATTGACCATCGGAGGGATTGCCTTGGGGCTGGTTGCTGCCTGG is a window from the Cerasicoccus sp. TK19100 genome containing:
- a CDS encoding LacI family DNA-binding transcriptional regulator, which gives rise to MPRRNPTLQTIADIAGVSRNTVSCALRADPRISKKTQEKIRRIAEEIGYRPNPMVSALMQSLRQSHGSAKSANLGFVHSFEDPDIWRCHLYYRKLFEGAEQRANEMGYNLTPVWGAEPGLSVDRMTHILRSRSVLGLIIGPIGFRGQLPIDWSRYPMAAMGASLREPQLHRAATYFTHTIPRAWQELKALGYQRVGVIYSEYTNARVDFAFDAGCAILNQNEAAIPVLRTELITPDELNRWLDEHQLDALITAFGNQVLSLLQHCGRRVPEDIGLVTLMADKPPGAYIERDWGAIGAATVDLVVGQLLRNERGIPAKPKTVLIEGEWFPGDLIER